The following are encoded in a window of Mycolicibacterium tusciae JS617 genomic DNA:
- a CDS encoding HNH endonuclease signature motif containing protein — MSSTASLDAPVVRPKDRLEVLFGELGELMGQRNAIDGRIVDIVAEMDHGNLVGITGARSVAALVAWKTGSSERNAHKIATIAHRLPEFPRCVAGLREGRLSLDQVGIIAEKAATGSDEHYVALAEVATVNQLNTALKLEPRPEPEPDPYADPVPERSVTKTSDEQSTTWKIKLGPVDAATFDAALQSHLDALIAEWKRDHDNGDHCAEFSPPLPTTGDAFMSLVEAGWDADAVRRPHGQRTTVVVHLDVKDRVAGLHLGPLLSDAERRYLTCDATCEVWFHRDGQPIGAGRSTRTINRRLRRALEFRHPTCAVPGCGATRGLHAHHIDHWEDGGPTELHNLVLLCPYHHRLHHRGVITITGPPENLTVTDSDGQELSAGSLARPPNRPPPDVAPYRGPLGEHAQWKWYDPFQPKPPTVN; from the coding sequence ATGTCTTCGACCGCCTCACTTGATGCTCCGGTGGTGCGTCCGAAGGACCGTTTGGAGGTGTTGTTCGGCGAGCTGGGTGAGTTGATGGGTCAGCGCAATGCCATCGATGGGCGCATCGTGGACATCGTGGCCGAGATGGATCACGGCAATCTGGTCGGGATCACCGGTGCCCGGTCAGTGGCGGCGCTGGTGGCGTGGAAGACCGGAAGCTCGGAGCGAAATGCCCACAAGATCGCCACCATCGCCCACCGGCTGCCCGAGTTTCCGCGCTGCGTGGCCGGCCTGCGCGAAGGGCGACTGTCCCTGGATCAGGTCGGCATCATCGCCGAGAAAGCCGCCACCGGATCTGATGAGCACTACGTGGCGCTGGCCGAAGTCGCCACCGTCAACCAACTCAACACCGCACTCAAGCTGGAACCGCGCCCCGAACCCGAACCCGACCCCTACGCCGACCCGGTGCCGGAACGTTCGGTCACCAAGACCAGCGACGAGCAGTCCACCACCTGGAAGATCAAACTGGGCCCGGTGGACGCGGCCACCTTCGATGCGGCCTTGCAGTCACATCTGGATGCGTTGATCGCCGAGTGGAAACGTGACCATGACAACGGCGACCACTGCGCAGAGTTCTCGCCGCCGTTGCCGACCACCGGTGATGCGTTCATGAGTCTGGTCGAAGCTGGGTGGGACGCTGACGCGGTCCGTCGGCCCCACGGGCAGCGCACCACCGTGGTGGTGCACCTGGACGTCAAAGACCGTGTCGCAGGGTTGCATCTGGGGCCGCTGCTGTCCGACGCTGAGCGCCGATACCTGACGTGTGACGCCACCTGCGAGGTGTGGTTTCACCGCGACGGGCAACCCATCGGCGCCGGGCGCAGCACCCGCACGATCAACCGTCGGTTGCGTCGTGCGCTGGAGTTTCGCCACCCCACGTGTGCGGTGCCCGGTTGCGGGGCCACCCGCGGTTTGCACGCCCACCACATTGACCATTGGGAAGACGGCGGGCCCACCGAACTGCACAACCTGGTGCTGCTCTGTCCTTACCATCACCGGCTGCATCACCGCGGCGTCATTACCATCACCGGACCACCCGAGAACCTCACTGTCACCGACAGTGACGGCCAAGAACTCAGCGCCGGATCGCTTGCCCGACCACCGAATCGACCCCCACCCGACGTGGCCCCCTACCGCGGACCCCTCGGCGAACACGCCCAGTGGAAGTGGTACGACCCCTTCCAACCAAAACCACCGACCGTCAACTAA
- a CDS encoding Rv0518 family GDSL lipase encodes MSRLITAMVALGLLVGAGIRMDPVHPMRVSDNEIVGLNTSMNRVAVIGDSYTTGTDMGGLGTKGWTARAWGDLANHRVSITADVGAEGGAGYGTRGNRGSLFEDLTARTVRPDDVLVVFFGSRNDENVDPAQLSILAYGTFQLARRIAPSATFLVIGPPWPTADPPAAIVRIRDALQYQAGLAGAKFVDPIAERWFVKKPELIGSDGVHPTDTGHQYMANKIAPLIAAQLPVRL; translated from the coding sequence GTGAGCCGGTTGATCACGGCCATGGTTGCGCTCGGGCTCCTGGTCGGCGCGGGTATCAGGATGGACCCGGTACACCCAATGCGGGTGAGCGACAACGAGATTGTGGGGCTGAATACCTCCATGAATCGCGTGGCGGTGATAGGCGATTCCTATACGACAGGCACCGACATGGGTGGTCTCGGCACGAAGGGATGGACAGCGCGCGCCTGGGGTGATCTGGCAAACCATCGCGTATCCATCACTGCGGACGTGGGCGCCGAGGGCGGAGCGGGCTACGGCACACGAGGCAATAGGGGCAGCCTGTTCGAGGATCTGACCGCCCGCACGGTCAGGCCTGACGACGTGCTTGTGGTGTTCTTCGGCTCGCGCAACGACGAGAACGTCGACCCCGCGCAATTGTCGATTCTGGCCTACGGCACCTTCCAGTTGGCTCGCCGCATTGCGCCCTCGGCGACATTCTTGGTTATCGGGCCGCCGTGGCCGACCGCCGATCCTCCCGCCGCTATCGTGCGCATTCGCGATGCACTGCAGTATCAGGCCGGGTTGGCGGGCGCGAAGTTCGTCGACCCCATCGCTGAGCGCTGGTTTGTGAAAAAGCCAGAGTTGATCGGCTCCGACGGTGTGCATCCGACTGATACCGGGCACCAATACATGGCGAACAAGATCGCGCCGCTCATCGCTGCCCAATTGCCTGTGCGCTTATGA
- a CDS encoding acyltransferase family protein — protein MRTGEIKALSGLRIVAAVWVVLFHFRPLLEQASPGFSSALAPVLDCGAQGVDLFFILSGFVLTWNYLDRMGESWSWRAMLHFLWLRLSRVWPVYLVTMHLAALWIIFTLNVGHVPSEAAHTLTATNYVRQFLLVQLWFAPYFDDTSWDGPAWSISAEWLAYILFGALVLVIFRIARATRARGLIYLAVAASLPPVVLLMATGMFYTPWSWLPRIVMQFTAGALVCAAVRKLHPNDRVRMGAGVASLLIAAAIVSILYWLDANPIPTIYDSAGLVDVLFVPLVLTLAMGAGTLPALLSLRPIVYLGHISFSLYMVHELVHTTWNWMVMQFELRLGSDLAGKAVLVGLLAVAFVGAALLYHLVEEPARKWMRGMMRPPRDSRADTVHAKLQTIDGQRGGPTPVLSARAG, from the coding sequence GTGCGCACCGGCGAGATCAAGGCCCTATCCGGACTGCGCATCGTCGCTGCCGTGTGGGTCGTGCTGTTTCACTTTCGGCCGTTGCTCGAGCAAGCGTCCCCGGGTTTCTCCTCAGCGCTCGCGCCGGTACTCGACTGCGGCGCCCAGGGTGTCGACCTGTTTTTCATCCTCAGCGGGTTCGTGCTGACGTGGAACTATCTCGACCGAATGGGGGAGTCCTGGTCGTGGCGGGCCATGCTGCACTTCCTGTGGTTGCGGCTGTCCCGCGTGTGGCCGGTGTATCTGGTGACGATGCATCTGGCTGCGCTGTGGATCATCTTCACGCTCAACGTCGGTCATGTTCCCTCCGAAGCCGCGCACACGCTGACGGCGACGAACTACGTCCGGCAGTTTCTGCTCGTGCAGCTGTGGTTCGCGCCGTACTTCGATGACACGAGCTGGGACGGACCCGCATGGTCGATCAGCGCCGAATGGCTGGCCTACATTCTCTTCGGGGCCCTGGTGCTGGTGATCTTCCGGATCGCCCGTGCGACGAGGGCGCGAGGCTTGATCTACCTGGCCGTCGCCGCGTCGCTTCCGCCAGTGGTCCTGCTGATGGCCACCGGAATGTTCTACACACCATGGAGCTGGTTGCCCCGGATCGTCATGCAGTTCACCGCGGGGGCGCTGGTGTGTGCCGCTGTCCGCAAGTTGCATCCGAACGACCGGGTCCGCATGGGGGCCGGTGTGGCGTCGCTTCTCATCGCAGCGGCCATCGTCAGCATCCTGTACTGGCTGGACGCCAACCCGATACCGACGATCTACGACTCGGCCGGGCTGGTCGACGTGCTGTTCGTGCCCTTGGTACTGACGCTGGCGATGGGCGCAGGCACCTTGCCCGCTCTGCTGTCCCTTCGCCCGATCGTCTACCTCGGACACATCTCATTCAGCCTCTACATGGTTCACGAGCTGGTCCACACGACCTGGAATTGGATGGTCATGCAATTCGAGCTTCGGCTCGGGTCCGACCTTGCGGGCAAGGCGGTGCTCGTTGGGCTGCTCGCGGTCGCGTTCGTGGGAGCGGCGCTGCTGTACCACCTCGTCGAGGAGCCGGCGCGCAAATGGATGCGCGGCATGATGAGACCGCCCCGCGACTCGCGCGCGGATACTGTCCACGCGAAGCTGCAGACGATCGACGGTCAGCGCGGGGGACCGACACCCGTCCTTTCGGCCCGTGCAGGATGA
- a CDS encoding DUF899 domain-containing protein has protein sequence MKTPPIVSAGEWHAALNDMLTKEKEVQRARDALAAQRRRMPWTLVEKDYVFDGPDGKLSLLDLFDGRRQLIIYRAFIEPGTGGDDVPGHPGWPEHGCVGCSLMADHVPNLAHLNARDTTFVYVSRATQPDLERMKAKMGWRHPWFSITDTFDNDFGVDLWHGTNAFIRDENDRIFRTYMISGRGDEVFVGTWNLLDMTALGRQEVWEDSPEGYPQSPPYEWWRWNDTYAEQGHSPGKCC, from the coding sequence ATGAAGACACCACCGATCGTGTCGGCGGGGGAGTGGCACGCGGCGCTGAACGACATGCTGACCAAAGAAAAAGAGGTGCAACGCGCTCGCGACGCGCTGGCCGCCCAACGACGTCGCATGCCATGGACACTCGTCGAAAAGGACTACGTGTTCGACGGACCCGACGGCAAGCTGAGCCTGCTCGACCTCTTCGACGGCCGTCGTCAGCTCATCATCTATCGCGCCTTCATCGAACCCGGCACCGGCGGCGACGACGTTCCCGGGCACCCAGGCTGGCCCGAACACGGTTGTGTGGGTTGCTCGTTGATGGCCGATCACGTTCCGAACCTTGCGCACCTCAACGCGCGCGACACCACATTCGTCTACGTGTCCCGCGCCACCCAACCCGATCTGGAGCGGATGAAGGCGAAGATGGGCTGGCGCCACCCGTGGTTCAGCATCACTGACACCTTCGACAACGACTTCGGCGTCGACCTGTGGCACGGCACCAACGCGTTCATCCGTGACGAGAACGACCGAATCTTCCGTACCTACATGATCAGTGGACGCGGCGACGAGGTCTTCGTGGGCACCTGGAACCTGCTCGACATGACGGCGCTTGGCCGACAGGAAGTTTGGGAAGACTCACCCGAGGGTTATCCGCAAAGCCCACCGTATGAGTGGTGGCGCTGGAACGATACCTACGCGGAGCAGGGGCATAGCCCAGGCAAATGCTGCTGA
- a CDS encoding alpha/beta hydrolase, with the protein METVEYAQGRFADVYGDPAQRTVLMWHGAQADARGSMRPLADHLAGYGVGVVVADWNSHADDRGRADLLASLHFAREASASPDDIVLVGWSLGGAAAAGVNIHAGLLDVRVAHTVCLAGAFMVVEPVSARPLPRDLADYRERAPFTLLHGVDDDVIPVAASGEFAATLRRYGWPVEVVELPTDHAAIAGAEYDPTADRYSAAHDPAALSIAADVAGRIAAMATRSNA; encoded by the coding sequence ATGGAGACCGTCGAATACGCGCAAGGCCGCTTCGCCGATGTCTACGGCGATCCTGCGCAGCGCACAGTTCTGATGTGGCACGGTGCGCAGGCCGACGCTCGTGGCAGCATGCGTCCGCTGGCCGACCACCTCGCCGGCTACGGCGTCGGCGTCGTGGTCGCCGACTGGAACTCCCACGCCGATGACCGGGGCCGTGCCGATCTCCTGGCCTCGCTGCACTTCGCACGTGAGGCCAGCGCAAGTCCCGACGACATCGTGCTGGTCGGTTGGTCTCTGGGCGGCGCCGCGGCGGCTGGCGTGAACATTCACGCCGGGCTACTAGACGTGCGGGTGGCGCACACGGTGTGCCTGGCCGGTGCATTCATGGTCGTCGAGCCCGTCTCGGCCCGCCCGTTGCCTCGTGATCTGGCCGACTACCGCGAGCGGGCGCCGTTCACGCTGTTGCACGGTGTCGACGACGACGTCATCCCGGTCGCGGCCAGTGGGGAGTTCGCCGCGACGCTCCGCCGGTACGGGTGGCCGGTCGAGGTGGTGGAACTACCGACCGATCACGCGGCGATCGCCGGCGCAGAATACGACCCGACCGCAGACCGCTATTCAGCGGCACACGATCCGGCCGCTCTCTCGATCGCCGCCGACGTGGCAGGACGAATAGCCGCGATGGCAACGAGATCCAACGCTTGA
- the katG gene encoding catalase/peroxidase HPI — translation MSSDTSDARPPSPEKHTASSGSESENPVIDTPKPKAHAPRTNQDWWPDQVDVSKLHARGSFSNPYGADFDYAEEFAKLDPEALKADVMSVITTSQDWWPADYGSYAGLFIRMSWHAAGTYRIYDGRGGGGEGMQRFAPLNSWPDNANLDKARRLLWPVKQKYGNKISWADLLVFAGNVALESAGFETFGFGFGRPDVWEPVEILFGEEDEWLGTDKRYSGERDLAEPYGATTMGLIYVNPEGPEGKPDPVAAAIDIKETFGRMAMNVEETAALIVGGHTLGKTHGAGPDEGMGPEPEGAPIEQQGLGWKCPFASGKAGDTVTSGLEVVWTDKPTQWSNRYLEILYGHEWELTKSPAGAWQFEAKDAEAIIPDPFGGPNRKPTMLVTDISMREDAEFGAITRRWLDHPEELNEAFAKAWYKLLHRDMGPISRYVGPWIAEPQLWQDPVPAVEGELIDESDIKALKAKVLDSGLTVQQLVKTAWSSAASFRSTDKRGGANGARIRLEPQKNWEANEPSELAKVLPVLEKIQQEFNGAGGKNVSLADLIVLGGSAAVEKAAKDAGFEIDVHFAPGRTDATQEDTDVESFAVLEPRWDGFRNFVRPGEKNPLEQLLMEKAVFLGVTAPELTALVGGLRALNVNHGGSKHGVFTDKPGVLTNDFFVNLLDMSTQWKSGTAENVYEGVDRASGQPKWTATANDLVFGSNSQLRALAEHYAQEDNQQKFVEDFVAAWVKVMNNDRFDLA, via the coding sequence GTGTCATCTGATACATCAGACGCAAGGCCGCCGTCACCCGAAAAGCACACGGCGAGCAGCGGAAGTGAGAGTGAAAACCCGGTAATCGACACGCCGAAGCCGAAGGCGCACGCTCCCCGGACCAACCAGGACTGGTGGCCCGACCAGGTCGACGTGTCGAAGCTGCACGCGCGCGGCTCGTTCTCCAACCCATACGGCGCTGATTTCGACTACGCCGAGGAGTTCGCCAAGCTCGACCCAGAGGCCCTCAAAGCCGACGTCATGTCGGTGATCACCACCTCGCAGGACTGGTGGCCGGCCGACTACGGCAGCTATGCCGGTCTGTTCATCCGCATGAGCTGGCACGCCGCGGGCACCTACCGCATCTACGACGGCCGCGGCGGAGGCGGCGAGGGCATGCAGCGCTTCGCACCGCTGAACAGCTGGCCGGACAACGCCAACCTGGACAAGGCGCGTCGTCTGCTGTGGCCGGTCAAGCAGAAGTACGGCAACAAGATCTCCTGGGCCGACCTGCTGGTATTCGCCGGCAATGTGGCGCTGGAGTCGGCCGGTTTCGAGACCTTCGGCTTCGGTTTCGGCCGCCCCGACGTGTGGGAGCCCGTCGAAATCCTCTTCGGCGAAGAGGACGAGTGGCTCGGAACCGACAAGCGCTACTCCGGCGAGCGTGACCTCGCCGAGCCGTACGGTGCCACCACCATGGGCCTGATCTACGTCAATCCTGAAGGCCCGGAAGGCAAACCGGATCCGGTCGCCGCGGCGATCGATATCAAGGAGACCTTCGGCCGGATGGCCATGAACGTCGAGGAGACAGCCGCGCTGATCGTCGGTGGCCACACGCTGGGCAAGACCCACGGCGCCGGTCCGGACGAGGGAATGGGCCCCGAGCCCGAGGGCGCTCCGATCGAGCAGCAGGGCCTCGGCTGGAAGTGCCCGTTCGCTTCGGGCAAGGCCGGCGACACGGTCACCAGTGGGCTCGAGGTGGTCTGGACGGACAAGCCCACGCAGTGGAGCAACCGCTACCTGGAGATCCTGTACGGCCACGAGTGGGAGCTGACCAAGAGCCCGGCGGGCGCCTGGCAGTTCGAGGCCAAGGACGCCGAAGCGATCATCCCGGATCCGTTCGGCGGTCCGAACCGCAAGCCGACGATGCTGGTCACCGATATCTCGATGCGGGAGGATGCCGAATTCGGTGCGATCACCCGTCGCTGGCTCGACCACCCGGAGGAGCTCAACGAGGCATTCGCCAAGGCCTGGTACAAGCTGCTGCATCGCGACATGGGCCCGATCAGCCGCTACGTCGGCCCGTGGATCGCCGAGCCGCAGTTGTGGCAGGACCCGGTTCCTGCCGTCGAGGGCGAACTGATCGACGAGTCCGACATCAAGGCGCTCAAGGCCAAGGTGCTCGACTCCGGGCTGACCGTGCAGCAGTTGGTCAAGACGGCATGGTCGTCTGCAGCCAGCTTCCGCAGCACTGACAAGCGCGGTGGCGCCAACGGTGCCCGGATTCGCCTTGAGCCGCAGAAGAACTGGGAGGCCAACGAGCCGTCCGAGTTGGCCAAGGTGCTGCCGGTGCTGGAAAAGATCCAGCAGGAGTTCAACGGCGCTGGGGGCAAGAACGTGTCGCTGGCCGACCTGATCGTGCTGGGCGGCTCGGCGGCGGTGGAGAAGGCGGCCAAGGACGCCGGCTTCGAGATCGACGTCCACTTCGCGCCGGGCCGCACCGACGCGACGCAAGAGGACACCGATGTGGAGTCGTTCGCGGTGCTCGAGCCGCGGTGGGACGGTTTCCGCAACTTCGTGCGTCCGGGCGAGAAGAATCCGCTGGAGCAGCTGCTGATGGAGAAGGCCGTCTTCCTGGGCGTTACGGCGCCGGAACTGACGGCGCTGGTCGGCGGCCTGCGGGCCCTCAACGTCAACCACGGCGGCAGCAAGCACGGCGTCTTCACCGACAAGCCGGGTGTGTTGACCAACGACTTCTTCGTCAACCTGCTCGACATGAGCACGCAGTGGAAGTCGGGGACGGCGGAGAACGTCTACGAAGGTGTGGACCGCGCGTCGGGTCAGCCGAAGTGGACCGCGACCGCCAATGATCTGGTGTTCGGCTCGAACTCGCAACTGCGGGCGCTCGCCGAGCACTACGCGCAGGAGGACAACCAGCAGAAGTTCGTCGAGGACTTCGTCGCCGCATGGGTCAAGGTCATGAACAACGACCGGTTCGACCTCGCCTGA
- a CDS encoding transcriptional repressor, whose translation MGDVHSTSDFSEQLRLADLRVTRPRLSVLEAVCAHPHADTETIFSAVRVALPDVSRQTVYDVLAALTAARLIRRIQPSGSVSRYESRVGDNHHHVVCRSCGVIADVDCAVGDTPCLTPSDPGGALDGFVLDEAEVIYWGLCPDCAASQVSRSQP comes from the coding sequence ATGGGTGACGTGCATTCGACATCGGATTTCTCGGAGCAGCTGCGGCTGGCAGACCTCCGGGTGACCCGTCCCCGTCTCTCGGTGCTCGAGGCGGTCTGCGCGCACCCGCACGCCGACACCGAGACGATATTTTCCGCCGTACGTGTCGCCCTGCCCGATGTGTCGCGCCAAACGGTGTACGACGTGCTCGCTGCGCTGACCGCCGCGAGGCTGATTCGGCGGATCCAACCGTCCGGCTCGGTGTCCCGCTACGAGTCGCGTGTCGGGGACAACCACCATCACGTCGTGTGCCGCTCATGCGGTGTCATCGCCGACGTCGACTGCGCCGTCGGCGATACGCCATGCCTGACGCCGTCTGATCCGGGCGGCGCGCTCGACGGCTTCGTCCTCGACGAGGCCGAGGTCATCTATTGGGGCCTGTGCCCGGACTGCGCCGCATCACAAGTTTCGCGATCACAACCGTGA
- a CDS encoding MBL fold metallo-hydrolase produces MTTLTRIRDDLFQTRMDSPFPGLTTHAYLWRRPTGNVLFYSPASGADFDAIDALGGVSAQYLSHLDEAGPNLARIAERFGSQLHAPAAELEAIAEHGRVDVPLDAVRHVDSNDVEVLPTPGHSPGSTCYLVTGAERYLFTGDTIFPAGDGTWSTFVVPGRGDAAAMRDSIKLLGTVEPDIVISSAFAGQTPVETVDSARWSEIVEQALASVDA; encoded by the coding sequence ATGACGACTTTGACCAGGATCCGTGATGATCTCTTTCAGACGCGAATGGACTCACCGTTCCCGGGCTTGACCACACACGCCTACCTGTGGCGACGGCCGACCGGGAATGTGTTGTTTTACTCTCCCGCCAGTGGGGCTGACTTCGATGCGATCGACGCTCTGGGCGGGGTGAGCGCCCAGTATCTGTCTCACCTCGACGAGGCGGGCCCTAACCTCGCCCGAATCGCCGAGCGTTTCGGCTCTCAGCTGCACGCTCCCGCAGCCGAACTGGAGGCAATTGCCGAACACGGCCGTGTCGACGTGCCGCTGGATGCGGTCAGGCATGTCGATAGCAACGATGTGGAAGTGCTTCCCACGCCTGGACATTCGCCGGGTAGTACCTGCTATTTGGTCACGGGTGCCGAACGGTACCTCTTCACCGGCGACACCATCTTTCCCGCCGGCGATGGCACGTGGTCGACGTTCGTCGTGCCGGGTCGCGGTGATGCGGCTGCTATGCGAGACAGCATCAAGCTGCTCGGTACCGTCGAGCCCGACATCGTGATTTCCAGCGCGTTCGCCGGCCAGACCCCGGTCGAAACCGTCGACTCTGCACGGTGGTCGGAGATCGTCGAACAGGCGCTGGCGAGCGTGGACGCGTAG
- a CDS encoding ArsR/SmtB family transcription factor, translating into MTETNEVFKALADPSRRLLLDSLNARTGQTLRDLCAELSMARQSVSKHLAVLEAANLVTTVWRGREKLHYLNAEPINAIADRWINQYDRARVQTLADLKTALETEPMSNSADFVYTTYIRTTPEKLWQAITDPAFSNRYMGHAVVSDFEKGSTYVWQDCSGLEIESSDQVILESEPYRRLAFTFHTFVPELSSLGLDADVIAKAATERRSKVSFDIEPVDDGQVKLTVVHDDFPPESTVRGLISGGWPWKLSNLKTALEES; encoded by the coding sequence ATGACAGAGACAAATGAGGTATTCAAAGCGCTGGCAGACCCCAGTCGGCGCCTGCTGCTCGACAGCCTCAACGCACGCACCGGGCAGACTCTGCGCGATCTTTGCGCGGAGCTTTCGATGGCGCGGCAGTCGGTCAGCAAGCACCTTGCGGTGCTGGAGGCGGCCAACCTCGTCACGACGGTGTGGCGGGGGAGAGAAAAGCTGCACTACCTCAACGCCGAACCGATCAATGCCATCGCCGACCGCTGGATCAATCAATACGACCGCGCGCGAGTACAGACGCTCGCCGACCTCAAAACAGCATTGGAGACCGAACCGATGAGCAATAGCGCCGATTTCGTCTACACGACCTACATCCGCACTACACCCGAAAAGCTATGGCAGGCCATCACCGACCCGGCATTCTCAAACCGCTACATGGGCCACGCCGTCGTCTCGGACTTCGAGAAGGGGTCGACGTATGTGTGGCAGGACTGCAGCGGCCTCGAGATCGAAAGCTCGGATCAGGTAATCCTCGAGTCGGAGCCGTATCGCAGGCTCGCGTTCACTTTTCACACCTTCGTGCCCGAACTCAGCTCACTGGGCCTCGATGCGGACGTCATCGCCAAAGCCGCGACCGAACGGCGATCCAAGGTGTCCTTCGATATCGAGCCGGTCGACGATGGCCAGGTGAAGCTGACCGTCGTCCATGATGACTTCCCGCCGGAAAGCACTGTGCGCGGACTGATCTCCGGTGGTTGGCCGTGGAAGTTGTCGAACCTCAAGACTGCCCTGGAAGAGTCGTGA
- a CDS encoding DUF899 family protein, whose amino-acid sequence MTGIPKVVDRAMWQAEIDALRIREKAHTRHGDAVAAARRRLPMVEIDGTTSLVGANGTVTLLDAFEGRRQLIAYYFMWHTGHSAAEQCEGCTWCTTHVAELSYLHSRDITYAVFCQGPYDESRRYRDFMGWEMPWYSAQESLDALLVGRQKGLMHLVCYLRDGDRVFETYWTNYRGVEVMDYSLALMDLTVYGRQEEWEDSPSNWPIFPLGDDRQPMRKDGRPIAQWSRLQAGRSDELAAK is encoded by the coding sequence GTGACGGGGATACCCAAGGTGGTCGACCGGGCGATGTGGCAGGCAGAGATCGACGCGCTTCGGATCCGCGAGAAAGCGCACACCCGGCACGGCGATGCGGTCGCGGCCGCCCGTCGCCGGCTACCCATGGTTGAGATCGACGGCACAACGAGCCTCGTCGGGGCGAACGGGACGGTCACGCTGCTTGACGCGTTCGAGGGGCGCCGCCAACTGATCGCGTACTACTTCATGTGGCACACAGGTCATTCCGCGGCCGAACAATGCGAGGGCTGCACATGGTGCACCACGCACGTCGCCGAGCTGTCGTATCTGCATTCGCGCGACATCACCTACGCGGTGTTCTGCCAGGGCCCGTACGACGAGAGTCGCCGTTACCGCGATTTCATGGGCTGGGAGATGCCGTGGTATTCGGCGCAAGAATCCCTTGACGCCTTGCTCGTCGGACGCCAGAAGGGCCTGATGCACCTCGTCTGCTACTTGCGCGACGGTGACCGCGTGTTCGAAACCTACTGGACGAATTACCGCGGCGTGGAGGTGATGGATTACAGCCTCGCGCTGATGGATCTCACCGTGTATGGGCGTCAGGAGGAGTGGGAGGACTCGCCGAGTAACTGGCCGATATTCCCGCTCGGCGACGACCGCCAGCCTATGCGTAAGGACGGACGCCCGATCGCCCAGTGGTCTCGGCTGCAGGCCGGTCGCTCCGATGAGCTGGCAGCGAAATAG
- a CDS encoding glutamine amidotransferase, with protein sequence MRTSAPFLLLSIRGEDEAADDEYRAVMRFADLDTTGVHRIRLTHESLGPVDLADWSGIILGGGPYNVSDVQESKSATQQRVESELLALIGRIVHEDHPFLGCCYGVGTLGTVIGAVIDRSYPEPVGGMSITVTDAGRDDPLFAGLPDVFDAYGGHKEAATMLPTNALCLATSPQCPVQAFRVRENVYATQFHPELDLDGINVRLDAYKNHGYFAPESAQQLKNEARQWNVRHPHTILRRFIQRYSRQP encoded by the coding sequence ATGAGAACATCCGCACCGTTCTTGCTCCTGTCGATCCGCGGCGAGGACGAGGCGGCCGACGACGAGTACCGGGCGGTCATGCGCTTCGCCGACCTGGATACAACGGGCGTGCACCGCATCCGCCTCACCCACGAGTCGCTGGGACCCGTTGATCTCGCCGATTGGTCAGGCATCATCCTCGGGGGCGGGCCCTACAACGTCAGTGACGTGCAGGAGTCGAAATCGGCAACGCAACAACGTGTCGAGTCCGAGTTGCTCGCGTTGATCGGCCGCATCGTCCACGAGGACCACCCGTTTCTCGGATGCTGTTACGGCGTGGGTACGTTGGGCACCGTCATCGGGGCAGTTATCGACCGCTCGTATCCGGAACCGGTTGGCGGCATGTCGATCACGGTCACCGACGCGGGTCGCGACGACCCACTTTTCGCCGGGCTGCCCGATGTCTTCGATGCGTACGGAGGCCACAAAGAGGCGGCAACGATGTTGCCGACGAATGCGTTGTGCCTGGCCACGTCGCCGCAATGCCCGGTGCAGGCGTTCCGGGTCAGGGAGAACGTCTACGCGACACAGTTCCATCCTGAACTGGATCTCGACGGCATCAACGTCCGCCTCGACGCCTACAAGAATCACGGTTACTTCGCGCCGGAGTCAGCGCAGCAATTGAAAAACGAAGCGCGGCAATGGAACGTCCGGCATCCGCACACGATTCTGCGACGGTTCATCCAACGGTATTCGCGTCAACCTTGA